The genomic window CGCCTTGAGGGGCGGGGCCGTCGGTATGGCACCTTTCCTGGGACGCCCCCTGAGTTTTTTCGACATGGATACCACCGGTGGGGTGGTATCCTTTCTCGTGCGGGTGACGGGTGAAGGAACGCGGGCCCTGGCAGCCTGCCGGCCCGGCGATGTCCTGGTGTTGCTGGGGCCTTTCGGCAACGGGTTTCCCGCCGCGAACTCCGGTACGCTGTTGCTGGTGGCGGGCGGGGTGGGGGTGGCCCCCTTCCCTCCCGTGGCCCGGGCCGCGGTTTCCGCCGGCGCCAGGGTGACGGCCCTGGTGGGCGCCCGATCGGCCCCACTGGTGCTGGGTGTCCGGGAACTGCGCGATGCCGGGGCCGAGGTGGTGGTGTGCACCGAGGACGGTTCCCGGGGAAGGTGCGGGATGGTGACCGACGTGCTGCCGCAGTTGCTGGACGGCTTTGGTGCGGGCCCCTCGGCCGCATTTGCCTGCGGCCCGCCCGCCATGCTGGCCCCGGTCGCCCGGCTGCTTGAGCAGGCGGGCCTGGAACTGCACGTTTCCCTGGAAGCCCGCATGGGCTGCGGATTCGGGGTGTGCCGGGGATGCGCTGTTCCTGCCGCCCGGGGTGGTTACCTGCACGTCTGCCAGGATGGACCCGTGTTCCCGGCCCGCGCGGTGGACCTGGAGGCGGTGGCCCGCCTGTGGGGGGCAGGTACCCGTGCCAGATGATGGGAGTGACAGCGATGACACCGCGTGGCGGGGCGGATCTGGAGGTTAACCTG from Bacillota bacterium includes these protein-coding regions:
- a CDS encoding dihydroorotate dehydrogenase electron transfer subunit; this translates as MRKLPDWVQEAGRVLAWREVVPGHGRLDVRAPALAARARPGQFAMVRAAPALRGGAVGMAPFLGRPLSFFDMDTTGGVVSFLVRVTGEGTRALAACRPGDVLVLLGPFGNGFPAANSGTLLLVAGGVGVAPFPPVARAAVSAGARVTALVGARSAPLVLGVRELRDAGAEVVVCTEDGSRGRCGMVTDVLPQLLDGFGAGPSAAFACGPPAMLAPVARLLEQAGLELHVSLEARMGCGFGVCRGCAVPAARGGYLHVCQDGPVFPARAVDLEAVARLWGAGTRAR